The following proteins come from a genomic window of Pseudomonas syringae:
- a CDS encoding glutathionylspermidine synthase family protein → MKKISIEERPDWRTTAEREGFNFHTIDGERYWDERGYYLFTEQQITRDLEAPTQALHQMCMDAVARVVDSEELLHQLAIPEAFFDVIQASWKQGHPHLYARFDFAYDGTGPAKMYEINADTPTSLMEAGAFQLLWLEEQMAREVLPAHATQFNSIAEDLVRAFAEFPGQSPFYFSAMSGSVEDRGTTDFLRRMAAHVGIDARHIDIEDIGLDAEGRFVDLQGRWIERLFKLHAWEHIFHEEFGKHVPASGTQFVEPAWKAILSNKGILPLLWQFNEGHPNLLPSHIDRDVTRPVPKGWVRKPYFSREGANIEMRTPGDQVIAVDGPYTDAPYILQAYSPLPKFGDSYTLIGSWVIGDLASGIGIREDDSLITKDTSRFLPHVVID, encoded by the coding sequence ATGAAGAAGATCAGCATCGAAGAACGTCCGGACTGGCGCACGACTGCCGAGCGCGAGGGTTTCAACTTCCACACGATCGATGGCGAGCGCTACTGGGATGAGCGCGGGTATTACCTGTTCACCGAACAGCAGATTACCCGGGACCTTGAAGCGCCGACCCAGGCGCTGCACCAGATGTGCATGGATGCCGTGGCGCGAGTGGTGGACAGCGAAGAGTTGTTGCACCAGCTGGCGATTCCGGAAGCGTTTTTCGATGTGATTCAGGCGTCCTGGAAGCAGGGGCATCCGCATCTTTACGCACGCTTTGATTTTGCCTATGACGGTACGGGTCCGGCAAAGATGTACGAGATCAATGCCGACACACCGACCAGCCTGATGGAAGCCGGGGCGTTTCAACTGCTCTGGCTCGAAGAGCAGATGGCGCGCGAGGTTTTGCCTGCACATGCCACCCAGTTCAATTCGATTGCCGAGGATCTGGTTCGGGCGTTCGCCGAGTTTCCAGGGCAGAGCCCGTTCTATTTTTCGGCCATGTCCGGTTCCGTCGAGGACCGCGGCACAACCGACTTCCTGCGGCGCATGGCTGCCCACGTGGGCATCGATGCCAGGCATATCGACATCGAAGACATCGGGCTGGATGCCGAAGGGCGGTTTGTCGACCTGCAAGGGCGCTGGATCGAACGCCTGTTCAAGCTGCATGCGTGGGAACACATCTTTCACGAGGAATTCGGCAAGCATGTGCCCGCCAGTGGCACCCAGTTCGTTGAGCCTGCCTGGAAGGCGATTCTCAGCAACAAGGGCATATTGCCGTTGTTGTGGCAGTTCAACGAAGGGCATCCGAACCTGCTGCCTTCGCACATCGATCGAGACGTTACCAGACCCGTGCCCAAAGGGTGGGTGCGCAAACCGTACTTTTCCCGCGAGGGCGCCAACATCGAGATGCGCACGCCCGGCGACCAGGTCATTGCCGTCGACGGGCCTTACACCGATGCGCCGTATATTCTTCAGGCGTACTCGCCGCTCCCGAAATTCGGTGACAGCTACACGCTGATCGGCTCCTGGGTCATCGGCGATCTGGCATCCGGGATCGGTATCCGCGAAGACGATAGCCTGATCACCAAAGACACCAGCCGGTTCCTGCCGCACGTCGTCATCGACTGA
- a CDS encoding YCF48-related protein, producing the protein MHEPFQWRARLCAGLSLTILMGCPLAAGVAMASDPAPVAASVADTSGYAIESAKAARGLLLDVAHAGARLVVAGDHGHILYSDDQGKTWLQARVPTRQLLTAVFFVDEQHGWAVGHDAQILASSDGGKSWSKQFEDLKREAPLLDVWFKDLDNGFAIGAYGALLGTHDGGQHWEDVSDRLDNEDQYHLNGIAQVKDAGLFIVGEAGSMFRSSDDGQTWEKLDGPYQGSLFGVTGTAQPSTLLAYGLRGNLFRSSDFGDSWQPIELKGARGPLEFGLASATLMADGSLVLVGNGGSVMRSTNDGETFEVFNRPDRISLAGVTANQQGNLILVGQGGVRVTSPTGAETTQQ; encoded by the coding sequence ATGCATGAGCCTTTCCAGTGGCGCGCCCGGTTATGCGCGGGCCTGTCCCTGACGATTCTGATGGGCTGCCCGCTCGCTGCCGGGGTGGCGATGGCGTCTGATCCGGCACCTGTGGCGGCGAGCGTCGCCGATACGTCCGGTTACGCCATTGAATCGGCAAAGGCCGCTCGGGGTCTGCTGCTGGATGTCGCTCATGCCGGTGCCCGGCTGGTGGTGGCAGGTGATCACGGACACATTCTCTATTCCGACGATCAGGGCAAAACCTGGCTTCAGGCCCGTGTGCCGACCCGGCAGTTATTGACCGCCGTGTTTTTCGTGGACGAGCAGCACGGCTGGGCAGTGGGCCACGATGCACAGATTCTGGCCAGCAGCGATGGCGGCAAGAGCTGGAGCAAGCAGTTCGAAGACCTGAAGCGCGAAGCACCGCTGCTGGATGTCTGGTTCAAGGACCTCGACAACGGCTTCGCCATCGGTGCCTACGGTGCGCTGCTCGGCACTCACGATGGTGGTCAGCATTGGGAGGATGTCAGCGACCGGCTGGACAACGAGGACCAATACCACCTGAACGGCATTGCGCAGGTAAAGGACGCAGGCCTGTTCATCGTCGGTGAGGCGGGCAGCATGTTTCGCTCCAGCGACGACGGGCAAACCTGGGAGAAGCTTGACGGCCCCTATCAGGGCTCGCTGTTTGGCGTGACGGGTACGGCGCAGCCTTCGACATTGCTGGCCTATGGTTTGCGCGGCAACCTGTTTCGTTCCAGCGACTTCGGCGACAGTTGGCAGCCGATAGAACTCAAAGGCGCACGCGGACCGCTGGAATTCGGTCTGGCCAGCGCCACGCTGATGGCCGATGGCTCGCTGGTGCTGGTCGGCAATGGCGGCAGCGTGATGCGCAGCACCAATGACGGCGAAACCTTCGAGGTGTTCAATCGTCCCGACCGCATCTCGTTGGCGGGTGTTACTGCCAATCAGCAAGGCAACCTGATTCTGGTAGGGCAAGGTGGCGTGCGCGTGACCTCGCCGACGGGCGCGGAAACGACCCAACAATAA
- a CDS encoding DUF2491 family protein: MSWFKRAMGLEAPKASGRDGENTLGTASPLGLASGRMLCLDSSLKLLLDGYSEVVIPADEKVWAVGRVDLGQSMTLHRFYLDNEDYFLQVVSNGPNPEDVQDIILFGYYSAVPITSKDELLRLTGPSSKIGLPTYEHDGEVFERQWGTAPGQTELTPLDEDIVSPDAAYRVKHLSMLYARDTGLINRREFLLFSVEEDEEGSITLTTAVGITLQSTDINVL; the protein is encoded by the coding sequence ATGAGTTGGTTCAAACGTGCCATGGGTCTGGAAGCCCCCAAGGCATCAGGTCGTGATGGCGAAAATACGCTTGGCACAGCCAGTCCGTTAGGGCTGGCATCGGGCCGCATGCTGTGCCTGGACAGTTCATTGAAACTGTTGCTCGACGGCTATTCGGAAGTGGTGATCCCGGCAGATGAAAAAGTCTGGGCGGTGGGGCGTGTCGATCTTGGTCAGTCGATGACCCTTCACCGTTTCTACCTCGATAACGAGGACTATTTCCTGCAAGTGGTCAGCAATGGTCCGAATCCGGAAGACGTCCAGGACATCATCCTGTTCGGCTACTACAGCGCCGTGCCTATCACCAGCAAGGACGAGTTGCTGCGCCTGACCGGCCCGTCGTCGAAGATCGGTCTGCCGACCTACGAACACGATGGCGAGGTATTCGAACGACAGTGGGGCACTGCGCCGGGACAGACCGAACTGACGCCACTGGATGAAGACATCGTCAGCCCCGACGCTGCTTATCGGGTCAAACACCTGAGCATGCTGTACGCCCGCGACACAGGCCTTATAAACCGCCGCGAGTTTCTGCTTTTTTCGGTAGAAGAAGACGAAGAGGGCAGCATCACGCTCACCACGGCGGTTGGCATTACGCTGCAATCCACTGATATCAACGTTCTTTGA
- a CDS encoding IlvD/Edd family dehydratase, translated as MSDSDKKPTLRSAQWFGTADKNGFMYRSWMKNQGIADHQFQGKPIIGICNTWSELTPCNAHFRQIAEHVKRGVIEAGGWPVEFPVFSNGESNLRPTAMFTRNLASMDVEEAIRGNPIDGVVLLTGCDKTTPALLMGAASCDIPAIVVTGGPMLNGKHEGKDIGAGTIVWQMHESYKAGTISLDEFLSAEAGMSRSAGTCNTMGTASTMACMAEALGTSLPHNAAIPAVDSRRYVLAHMSGMRAVDMVREDLRLSKILTKAAFENAIRVNAAIGGSTNAVIHLKAIAGRIGVDLDLDDWTRMGRGMPTIVDLQPSGRFLMEEFYYAGGLPAVLRRMNEANLLPNPDALTVNGKSIGENTCNSPIYGEDQVIRALDNPIRADGGICVLRGNLAPLGAVLKPSAATPALMQHRGRAVVFENFEMYKSRINDPDLDIDASSVMVLKNCGPKGYPGMAEVGNMGLPAKLLAQGVTDMVRISDARMSGTAYGTVVLHVAPEAAAGGPLAVVREGDWIELDCASGRLHLDIPEAELAARLAEWQAPPQLLLGGYRQLYVDKVMQADQGCDFDFLVGCRGSEVPRHSH; from the coding sequence ATGTCTGACTCCGATAAAAAACCGACCCTCCGTTCTGCCCAGTGGTTTGGCACCGCCGACAAGAATGGCTTCATGTACCGCAGCTGGATGAAGAATCAGGGCATTGCCGACCACCAGTTTCAAGGCAAGCCGATTATCGGCATCTGCAATACCTGGTCGGAGCTGACCCCTTGCAACGCGCATTTCCGGCAGATAGCCGAACACGTCAAACGTGGCGTGATCGAAGCGGGTGGCTGGCCGGTCGAGTTTCCGGTGTTTTCCAACGGTGAATCCAACCTGCGCCCTACGGCCATGTTTACTCGCAACCTGGCGAGCATGGACGTTGAAGAAGCGATTCGCGGCAACCCCATCGATGGCGTAGTACTGCTGACCGGTTGCGACAAGACCACCCCTGCCCTGTTGATGGGCGCTGCCAGTTGCGACATCCCCGCCATCGTGGTGACGGGCGGGCCGATGCTCAACGGCAAGCATGAAGGCAAGGACATCGGCGCAGGCACCATCGTCTGGCAGATGCACGAATCCTACAAAGCCGGGACCATCAGCCTGGACGAGTTTCTCTCCGCCGAAGCCGGCATGTCACGCTCGGCTGGCACCTGCAACACCATGGGCACAGCCTCGACCATGGCCTGCATGGCCGAAGCGCTGGGTACTTCGTTGCCACATAACGCGGCCATTCCTGCGGTGGATTCGCGACGCTACGTGCTGGCGCACATGTCCGGCATGCGGGCCGTCGACATGGTCCGCGAAGACCTGCGCCTGTCGAAGATTCTCACCAAGGCGGCGTTTGAAAACGCCATTCGGGTCAACGCAGCGATTGGCGGATCGACCAACGCCGTGATTCACCTGAAAGCCATTGCCGGGCGCATCGGCGTCGACCTGGACCTGGACGACTGGACCCGCATGGGCCGGGGCATGCCGACCATCGTTGACCTGCAACCTTCCGGGCGCTTCCTGATGGAAGAGTTCTATTACGCCGGTGGCCTGCCAGCGGTACTGCGGCGCATGAACGAAGCCAACCTGCTGCCCAACCCTGATGCGCTGACGGTCAACGGCAAGAGCATCGGCGAGAACACCTGCAACTCTCCGATCTATGGCGAAGATCAAGTGATCCGCGCACTGGACAACCCGATTCGCGCCGACGGCGGCATCTGTGTGCTGCGCGGCAACCTTGCGCCACTTGGCGCTGTGCTCAAGCCTTCGGCCGCCACACCGGCACTGATGCAGCATCGTGGCCGTGCGGTGGTGTTCGAGAATTTCGAGATGTACAAATCGCGGATCAACGATCCGGACCTGGACATCGACGCCAGCTCGGTGATGGTCCTCAAGAACTGTGGCCCCAAGGGTTACCCGGGCATGGCCGAAGTCGGCAACATGGGCCTGCCGGCCAAACTGCTTGCTCAGGGCGTCACGGACATGGTGCGTATTTCCGACGCACGCATGAGCGGCACGGCCTACGGCACGGTGGTGCTGCACGTCGCGCCAGAAGCGGCCGCCGGTGGTCCGCTCGCCGTGGTCAGGGAAGGCGACTGGATCGAGCTCGACTGCGCCAGCGGACGTTTGCATCTGGACATCCCGGAAGCTGAACTGGCCGCACGCCTGGCAGAATGGCAAGCCCCACCGCAGCTGTTGCTCGGCGGTTATCGCCAACTGTACGTCGACAAAGTCATGCAGGCCGATCAGGGCTGCGATTTCGACTTCCTGGTCGGCTGTAGAGGTTCCGAAGTGCCCCGCCACTCGCACTAG
- a CDS encoding efflux RND transporter permease subunit, with protein MGNLQHAAHSDEKASFLERLIFNHRPAVIVLCLLTSVFLFWQALQVRPSTSFEKMIPLSHPFVQNMMTHRNELANLGNTVRISVEALDGDIFSKAYMETLRQISDEVFYIPGVDRSGLKSLWSPSVRWTEVTEEGFAGGEVIPQSYDGSEASLDQLRNNVLKSGQVGRLVANDFKSSIIDVPLQEAYPDPADQGRLLALDYQQFSHQLEEKIRDKYQAQNPDIRIHIVGFAKKVGDLIDGLFMVVMFFGIAFLITLVLLIWFTRCIRSTIAVLSTTLIAVIWQLGLMHVVGFGIDPYSMLVPFLIFAIGISHGVQKINGIALQSSEAEDALTAARRTFRQLFVPGMIAILADAVGFITLLIIDIGVIRELAIGASIGVAVIVFTNLILLPVAISYVGISKRAVSRSKQDAVSEHPFWRLLSNFASARVAPVSIVLALLAFGGGLWYSQHLKIGDLDQGAPELRPDSRYNQDNAFIINHYSTSSDVLVVMVKTPPEGCSAYPTLSAINELAWKMENTQGVQSAISLVTVSKQVIKGMNEGNLKWESLSRNKDVLNNSIARADGLYNTDCSLAPLLVFLNDHKAETLDRAVHAVQDFARQNDKPDMQFLLAAGNAGIEAATNEIIKQSELIILVLVYLCVAAMCMITFRSWAATLCIVLPLVLTSVLGNALMAFMGIGVKVATLPVVALGVGIGVDYGIYIYSRLESFLRAGLPLQEAYYQTLKSTGKAVLFTGLCLAIGVCTWIFSAIKFQADMGLMLTFMLLWNMFGALWLLPALARFLIKPEKMAGKVGNSLFSH; from the coding sequence ATGGGCAATCTTCAACACGCGGCACATTCAGATGAAAAGGCAAGCTTCCTCGAACGCCTGATTTTCAATCATCGTCCGGCGGTGATTGTTCTGTGCCTGCTGACGAGTGTCTTTCTGTTCTGGCAAGCCCTGCAGGTCCGGCCTTCCACCAGTTTCGAGAAAATGATTCCGCTGTCACATCCGTTCGTTCAGAACATGATGACCCATCGCAACGAGCTGGCGAACCTGGGCAACACCGTGCGCATCTCCGTCGAGGCGCTGGACGGTGACATTTTCTCCAAAGCGTACATGGAGACCCTGCGCCAGATCAGTGACGAAGTCTTTTACATTCCCGGCGTGGACCGCTCCGGGCTCAAGTCATTGTGGAGCCCCAGCGTGCGCTGGACCGAAGTGACCGAGGAGGGCTTCGCGGGGGGCGAGGTCATTCCGCAAAGTTACGACGGCTCGGAAGCCAGTCTCGATCAACTGCGTAACAACGTGCTCAAGTCCGGGCAGGTCGGGCGGCTGGTGGCCAATGATTTCAAATCGAGCATCATTGATGTTCCGCTACAGGAAGCCTACCCGGACCCTGCGGACCAAGGCAGATTACTGGCGCTGGACTACCAGCAGTTCTCGCATCAGCTTGAAGAAAAGATTCGCGACAAATACCAGGCGCAGAACCCGGATATCAGGATTCACATTGTCGGTTTCGCGAAAAAGGTCGGCGACCTGATCGACGGCCTGTTCATGGTTGTGATGTTCTTTGGCATCGCTTTCCTGATCACATTGGTGTTGCTGATCTGGTTCACACGCTGTATCCGCAGCACCATTGCCGTCCTGAGCACCACGCTTATTGCGGTGATCTGGCAACTGGGCCTGATGCACGTGGTGGGGTTCGGCATTGACCCGTATTCGATGCTGGTGCCGTTTCTGATTTTTGCCATCGGTATTTCCCACGGCGTGCAGAAAATCAACGGCATCGCGCTGCAATCCAGCGAAGCCGAGGACGCGCTGACAGCCGCACGTCGCACGTTCCGCCAGTTGTTTGTGCCGGGCATGATCGCGATTCTGGCCGATGCGGTCGGCTTCATCACGCTGCTGATTATCGACATCGGAGTGATTCGCGAGCTGGCCATTGGCGCGTCCATCGGCGTTGCGGTGATCGTGTTCACCAACCTGATCCTGCTGCCGGTGGCGATTTCCTACGTTGGCATCAGCAAAAGGGCGGTCAGCCGCAGCAAGCAGGATGCGGTGTCCGAGCATCCTTTCTGGCGTCTGCTGTCGAACTTTGCCAGCGCCAGAGTCGCGCCCGTGTCGATTGTGCTGGCCCTGCTGGCCTTCGGTGGCGGGCTTTGGTACAGCCAGCACCTGAAGATCGGCGATCTCGATCAGGGGGCACCGGAGCTGCGCCCTGACTCGCGCTACAACCAAGACAACGCGTTCATCATCAATCACTACTCCACCAGCTCGGATGTGCTGGTGGTCATGGTCAAGACCCCGCCCGAAGGCTGCTCGGCGTACCCGACCCTGTCGGCGATCAACGAGCTGGCGTGGAAGATGGAAAACACCCAGGGCGTGCAGTCGGCCATTTCGCTGGTGACGGTTTCCAAACAGGTGATCAAGGGCATGAACGAGGGCAATCTGAAATGGGAGAGCCTGTCGCGCAACAAGGACGTGCTGAACAACTCCATCGCGCGTGCCGACGGTCTGTACAACACCGACTGCTCGCTGGCACCGCTGCTGGTGTTCCTCAACGACCACAAGGCTGAAACCCTGGACCGCGCGGTGCATGCCGTGCAGGACTTCGCCAGACAGAACGACAAACCGGACATGCAGTTCCTGCTGGCCGCCGGCAATGCGGGGATCGAGGCGGCGACCAACGAGATCATCAAACAGTCCGAGCTGATCATTCTGGTGCTGGTCTACCTTTGCGTGGCCGCCATGTGCATGATCACCTTCCGCTCCTGGGCGGCGACGCTGTGCATCGTCCTGCCACTGGTACTGACCTCCGTACTGGGTAATGCGCTGATGGCGTTCATGGGCATCGGCGTCAAGGTCGCGACCCTGCCGGTGGTGGCGTTGGGCGTGGGGATCGGCGTTGATTACGGCATCTACATCTACAGCCGTCTGGAAAGCTTCCTGCGCGCCGGCCTGCCGTTGCAGGAAGCGTATTACCAAACCCTGAAATCCACCGGCAAAGCCGTGCTGTTCACCGGCCTGTGCCTGGCCATCGGCGTGTGCACCTGGATCTTCTCGGCGATCAAGTTCCAGGCCGACATGGGGCTTATGCTGACCTTCATGCTGCTGTGGAACATGTTTGGCGCGCTATGGCTGCTGCCCGCGCTGGCGCGGTTCCTGATCAAGCCGGAGAAGATGGCAGGCAAGGTAGGCAATTCACTGTTTTCGCATTAA
- a CDS encoding DUF350 domain-containing protein gives MIDALRMSLNATAVFGFVMYILVAAILFALFQFIYSRITPHKEFALIRENNSAAAVALGGSLIGFALPASNIISYSISILDVIVWVVIAAVVQLLAFGVTSLVLKGLSARIAKGELAAAIYSASVAISVGLLNAACMTPSV, from the coding sequence ATGATCGACGCGCTGCGTATGTCGCTCAATGCCACCGCTGTGTTCGGCTTCGTTATGTACATCCTGGTGGCGGCGATTCTGTTCGCCCTGTTCCAGTTCATCTACAGCAGGATCACGCCGCACAAGGAATTCGCGCTGATCCGGGAGAACAACAGCGCTGCGGCGGTGGCTCTGGGTGGCTCGCTGATCGGCTTCGCGTTGCCGGCCAGCAACATCATCAGTTACAGCATCAGCATTCTGGACGTGATTGTCTGGGTGGTGATTGCGGCCGTGGTCCAGTTGCTGGCGTTCGGCGTCACCAGTCTGGTGCTCAAGGGCCTTTCTGCGCGCATCGCCAAAGGCGAGCTGGCAGCAGCCATCTACTCGGCCAGCGTCGCCATCAGCGTCGGTCTTCTCAACGCAGCCTGCATGACCCCATCGGTCTGA
- a CDS encoding DUF1190 domain-containing protein yields MRRSSVKLVLASTLPLALAACGPSEDKDTFNAKANFSSVQECVDAKVPVNVCSDAYMQALSDHRRIAPTYDDKASCDADFVPDYCQVTSDGKYMPKLGGFELGFSGRVPKDALDKANQEVAQSAPAGMSGTTGLMAGLLIGNLLSNGFGNNRYYSQPIYQTRDDRGGYYSSSLPSQIDRGKTFGRSTQAQSSPDRSYGKSTLGRNLGSSGSGSSSVSSTISRGGFGSQASARSGWGGKSSGSSSFGG; encoded by the coding sequence ATGAGACGTAGTTCAGTAAAACTGGTGCTCGCCAGTACGCTTCCCCTGGCCCTCGCCGCGTGTGGTCCGTCTGAAGACAAGGACACGTTCAACGCCAAGGCCAACTTCAGTTCGGTGCAGGAATGCGTCGATGCCAAGGTGCCGGTGAATGTCTGTTCGGATGCCTACATGCAGGCGCTTTCGGATCATCGCCGCATAGCGCCGACCTACGATGACAAGGCGTCCTGTGACGCGGACTTCGTGCCGGATTATTGCCAGGTCACCTCTGACGGCAAGTACATGCCCAAGCTGGGCGGCTTCGAGCTGGGCTTCTCCGGACGTGTGCCCAAAGACGCGCTGGACAAGGCCAATCAGGAAGTTGCCCAGTCCGCTCCGGCAGGCATGAGCGGCACCACCGGGCTGATGGCTGGCCTGCTGATCGGCAATCTGCTCAGCAACGGTTTCGGCAACAACCGCTATTACTCGCAGCCCATTTACCAGACGCGTGATGATCGCGGCGGTTATTACAGCTCGTCGTTGCCCAGCCAGATCGACCGTGGCAAGACGTTTGGCCGTTCGACCCAGGCGCAATCCAGCCCGGACCGCAGCTATGGCAAGAGCACGCTGGGGCGCAATCTGGGCAGCTCGGGTTCTGGCTCCTCGTCGGTGTCATCGACCATTTCGCGTGGTGGGTTCGGCAGCCAGGCCTCGGCCCGCAGCGGCTGGGGTGGCAAGAGCAGCGGCAGCAGCAGTTTCGGAGGCTGA
- a CDS encoding DUF1329 domain-containing protein, with amino-acid sequence MLMKQLMGIALSLMLAINTSQGADVMLPEGPLTPLGGERAGNASGTIPAWNGGITEPPQGYKGSGSRHVDPYAGDEPLFTITRANLDQHREHLTPGQVAMFETYPATYQMPIYPPHRSASAPQWVYDNTRRNAGTARLISGGNGFVDAYGGIPFPVPKKGIQAIWNHIARYRGHYVVRRASEGVVQRNGSYSLVTAQQEVLFRFYDPRGSFASLDNVLFYYLSFSHSPAQLSGSAVLIHETLDQVQEPRLAWAYSAGQRRVRRAPSLAYDLPVPAADGLRTADDTDMFNGSPDRYDWKLLGKREVYIPYNNYRISSPDISYRQLLQAGHLNPVYTRHELHRVWVVEGTLKLSSRHVYSRRTLYLDEDSWQAAIVDQYDGRGQLWRGSMAYLKNYYELPAIWSALDVFHDLQARRYHVQNLDNQEPHTSDFGQPVPGVNAFEPAALRRQSMR; translated from the coding sequence ATGCTCATGAAACAACTGATGGGGATCGCGTTGTCGTTAATGCTCGCGATCAACACCAGCCAGGGTGCTGACGTTATGCTGCCCGAAGGTCCATTGACTCCGCTGGGGGGCGAGAGGGCGGGCAATGCATCCGGAACCATACCGGCCTGGAACGGCGGAATCACGGAGCCGCCGCAGGGATATAAAGGCTCCGGTAGCCGCCATGTCGATCCTTATGCCGGCGACGAGCCGTTATTCACCATCACCCGCGCCAATCTGGACCAGCACCGTGAGCATTTGACGCCGGGGCAGGTGGCGATGTTTGAAACCTATCCCGCTACCTATCAGATGCCGATCTACCCGCCCCATCGCTCCGCATCAGCGCCGCAGTGGGTCTATGACAACACCCGACGAAATGCCGGGACAGCACGGCTGATCAGTGGTGGTAACGGATTTGTCGACGCGTATGGTGGCATTCCGTTTCCCGTTCCGAAAAAAGGCATTCAGGCCATCTGGAATCACATTGCCCGGTATCGTGGGCATTACGTGGTAAGACGCGCGTCCGAGGGGGTCGTGCAACGCAACGGAAGTTACAGCCTGGTCACCGCTCAGCAAGAAGTGCTGTTTCGCTTTTATGATCCCCGCGGAAGTTTTGCCAGTCTGGACAATGTGCTGTTCTATTACCTGTCGTTTTCTCACAGCCCGGCGCAATTGTCCGGCTCTGCCGTGTTGATACATGAAACGCTCGATCAGGTGCAGGAGCCGCGCCTGGCCTGGGCTTATAGTGCTGGACAACGCCGCGTGCGCCGCGCGCCGAGCCTGGCTTACGACCTGCCGGTGCCTGCTGCCGATGGCTTGCGCACGGCAGACGACACCGACATGTTCAATGGCTCGCCAGATCGCTACGACTGGAAGTTGCTGGGCAAGCGCGAGGTTTATATTCCCTACAACAACTATCGGATTTCCAGCCCTGATATCAGTTATCGGCAATTGCTGCAGGCGGGCCACCTCAACCCGGTCTACACCCGGCATGAGCTGCACCGGGTCTGGGTGGTCGAGGGTACGCTCAAGCTTTCTTCGCGGCATGTGTACTCGCGGCGCACGCTGTACCTGGATGAGGACAGCTGGCAGGCGGCAATCGTCGATCAATATGACGGGCGCGGCCAGTTGTGGCGGGGCTCCATGGCCTACCTGAAGAACTACTATGAGCTGCCGGCCATCTGGTCGGCGCTGGATGTCTTCCACGACTTGCAGGCCCGCCGTTATCACGTTCAGAACCTGGACAATCAGGAGCCGCACACCAGTGATTTCGGCCAGCCTGTGCCTGGCGTCAACGCGTTCGAACCCGCTGCATTGCGCCGTCAAAGCATGCGCTGA
- a CDS encoding FadR/GntR family transcriptional regulator: MDYRKPSDRKSMHARIVQELGMQIVSGRFKPDEKLPAEALLCEEYAVSRPVLREATRVLVAKGLVYSRPRVGTVVKARREWHLLDPDVLHWVMQSSPQNEFFNLLTSVRAVIEPAVAALAAQHATDEEIESIHEAYLRMEAAPTPEDLLQPDLDFHSRIADATHNDLLAHLCNMLSLALREALKYSNKRPNLHELAMPRHKAILTAIQNRDALGARHASLVQLDDARNALSVVLGGA, translated from the coding sequence ATGGATTATCGAAAGCCATCCGACCGAAAAAGCATGCACGCCCGCATCGTCCAGGAACTGGGCATGCAGATCGTATCCGGCCGCTTCAAGCCTGATGAAAAGCTGCCTGCCGAGGCGCTGCTCTGCGAAGAATACGCCGTCAGCCGGCCGGTCTTGCGTGAGGCCACGCGGGTTCTGGTGGCCAAAGGGCTGGTCTATTCGCGGCCGCGTGTCGGCACGGTGGTCAAGGCTCGCCGCGAATGGCACCTGCTGGATCCGGATGTGCTGCATTGGGTGATGCAAAGCTCGCCGCAGAACGAATTTTTCAACCTGCTGACCAGCGTGCGTGCGGTAATCGAACCGGCCGTTGCGGCACTGGCCGCGCAACACGCCACCGACGAAGAGATCGAGTCGATTCACGAAGCTTACCTGCGCATGGAAGCGGCTCCGACCCCGGAAGACCTGCTGCAACCGGACCTCGACTTCCACAGCCGCATCGCCGATGCCACGCATAACGACCTGCTTGCGCACCTGTGCAACATGCTGTCACTGGCCTTGCGCGAAGCGCTCAAATACTCCAACAAACGCCCCAACCTGCACGAGCTGGCCATGCCCCGCCACAAAGCCATTCTCACCGCCATCCAGAACCGCGACGCCCTCGGCGCACGCCATGCTTCGCTGGTACAACTGGATGATGCGCGCAATGCGCTGAGTGTGGTGCTGGGCGGAGCGTAG